The following coding sequences lie in one Erwinia amylovora genomic window:
- a CDS encoding SymE family type I addiction module toxin → MQRRVTVGYRPKGGERDTPQVSIAGKWLAEAGIAVGTGVNLTVPDGCLLPIPDSREERRLRAMEQQLKAQQQELELEQAKRRIKTMLA, encoded by the coding sequence ATGCAGCGGCGTGTTACCGTCGGCTACCGCCCAAAGGGCGGCGAACGCGATACGCCACAGGTCAGTATTGCGGGCAAGTGGCTGGCGGAGGCGGGTATTGCGGTGGGAACTGGCGTTAATCTGACGGTGCCGGACGGCTGTCTGCTGCCGATCCCCGACAGCCGCGAGGAGAGGCGGCTAAGAGCAATGGAACAGCAGCTTAAGGCGCAGCAGCAGGAGCTGGAGCTGGAGCAGGCTAAACGCCGGATCAAGACGATGCTGGCGTGA